Proteins encoded by one window of Companilactobacillus ginsenosidimutans:
- a CDS encoding BMC domain-containing protein — MAEHNGLRRVIQESVPGKQITLAHVIAMPDTKILRSIGIDETDISIGIITITPPEAAAIISDIASKAGDVKIAFIDRFSGSVVLTGDVSSVESALKKGIDALHQNLGFDIPEITKS; from the coding sequence ATGGCAGAACACAACGGATTGAGAAGAGTTATACAAGAATCAGTACCAGGAAAACAGATTACATTAGCTCATGTTATCGCTATGCCTGATACAAAAATCTTAAGAAGTATTGGAATCGATGAAACTGATATTTCTATTGGTATAATTACCATAACGCCACCTGAAGCGGCAGCTATCATTTCTGATATTGCCAGCAAAGCAGGAGATGTTAAAATTGCTTTTATCGACCGTTTTAGTGGTTCGGTTGTTTTAACTGGGGATGTCAGCTCGGTTGAGTCTGCCTTGAAAAAAGGTATCGATGCATTACATCAAAATCTAGGGTTCGATATCCCTGAAATAACAAAATCATAA